Proteins encoded by one window of Cyclobacteriaceae bacterium:
- a CDS encoding sodium-dependent transporter translates to MSLQSSDNRGQWGSKFGFIMAAAGSAVGLGNIWRFPYITGQNGGGAFVFVYILCVLLIGLPLIYNEVAFGRLTGKNTIGAFKNTGANKFWMASGAVLALLVSFFVLSYYSVIAGWTIGYIISEFTDFIKDFQTFQANPTYVIPFFAVFMLVTILIVLGGVSGGIEKASKVLMPVLFLLVFLVMLRSLTLPGAMEGVRYYLTPDFSKIDGQVVLAALGQAFFSLSVGWGILITYGSYLPKSNNIVTSGVWIGLMDTGVALLAGLMIFPAVFAFGKDPAQGTALVFQVLPEVFNSIPAGGNIVGASFFLLLCVAALTSSISMIEVPASYLIDEKKWSRKKAAWTVGILAFLVGIPSALSGGASKLFTEMSIDIFGSTKTGFLDIMDALWGGLFIVVVALMTCIYTGWVMDVKKLAAEIGIGAPVFEKKIIGGLTAMQLWIFFIRYVCPLVILVVLLNMIGVFGVFAGT, encoded by the coding sequence ATGTCGTTACAATCTTCTGATAATCGCGGACAATGGGGCTCCAAATTCGGCTTTATCATGGCCGCAGCTGGTTCTGCTGTTGGCTTGGGTAATATCTGGCGTTTCCCATACATCACTGGTCAAAATGGTGGTGGTGCTTTTGTGTTTGTGTACATTTTATGTGTTTTGCTAATCGGCTTGCCACTTATTTATAATGAAGTTGCCTTCGGTCGGTTAACCGGAAAAAACACTATCGGTGCTTTTAAAAATACGGGAGCCAATAAATTCTGGATGGCCAGTGGTGCAGTATTGGCGCTGCTTGTGAGCTTCTTTGTATTAAGTTACTATAGCGTTATTGCCGGATGGACGATCGGTTATATTATCAGCGAGTTCACTGATTTTATTAAAGACTTCCAAACGTTTCAGGCAAACCCTACTTACGTAATTCCTTTCTTTGCGGTATTCATGCTGGTTACCATCCTGATTGTATTGGGTGGTGTTTCCGGTGGAATTGAAAAGGCATCAAAGGTTTTGATGCCTGTTTTGTTTTTATTGGTATTTCTGGTGATGCTGCGCAGCTTAACACTCCCTGGCGCTATGGAAGGTGTACGCTATTACCTCACTCCCGACTTCAGTAAAATTGATGGACAGGTAGTCTTGGCCGCACTCGGTCAGGCTTTCTTTTCGCTTTCGGTTGGTTGGGGAATTCTCATCACCTATGGTTCTTACTTGCCCAAGAGCAATAACATTGTAACCAGTGGCGTGTGGATTGGGTTGATGGATACTGGCGTAGCTTTGCTTGCCGGTTTGATGATTTTCCCTGCTGTATTTGCTTTTGGTAAAGATCCCGCGCAAGGCACTGCTCTTGTGTTCCAAGTGTTGCCTGAAGTATTTAATTCGATTCCTGCCGGTGGAAATATTGTTGGTGCTTCCTTCTTCCTGTTGCTGTGTGTAGCTGCGTTAACTTCATCCATTTCCATGATTGAAGTACCAGCCTCTTATTTGATTGACGAGAAGAAATGGAGTAGGAAAAAGGCTGCGTGGACGGTAGGTATACTCGCTTTTCTTGTAGGTATACCTTCTGCCCTATCAGGTGGCGCATCTAAATTATTTACCGAAATGTCGATAGATATTTTCGGCTCAACCAAAACCGGTTTCCTTGACATTATGGATGCACTATGGGGAGGTCTATTTATTGTGGTAGTTGCTTTGATGACCTGTATCTATACCGGTTGGGTAATGGATGTCAAGAAACTGGCAGCCGAAATTGGTATCGGTGCCCCGGTATTCGAAAAGAAAATAATCGGTGGTTTAACCGCCATGCAGTTGTGGATATTCTTCATCCGCTACGTATGCCCGCTTGTTATTTTAGTGGTGTTACTGAATATGATAGGCGTATTTGGCGTGTTTGCCGGAACATAA
- the rfbD gene encoding dTDP-4-dehydrorhamnose reductase, giving the protein MKILITGANGLLGQKLITLLQQQPDVQLVATAHRPLVLPLVKGEFQLLDISNQEQVNEVLAHTKPDVIINTAAMTNVDRCETEQEACWQANVTAVQYLVEACKQHHAHLIHVSTDFIFDGKEGPLDETAIPAPVNFYGESKLAAEKIIQESNISWCILRTVLVYGVSTDMSRSNIVLWVKKSLEEGKTINVVNDQWRTPTLAEDLAMGCWLAAKKKATGIYHISGKDFLSPFDIAIKTARFFKLNESLVNPTDSTQFKQPARRPLKTGFILDKAIRDLGYAPKSFEEGLAVLKQQLHT; this is encoded by the coding sequence ATGAAGATACTGATTACCGGTGCCAACGGTTTACTCGGCCAAAAGCTGATTACCCTGTTGCAACAACAACCTGATGTACAACTTGTAGCAACGGCTCATCGGCCATTGGTGCTTCCATTGGTGAAAGGTGAATTTCAGTTGTTGGATATTTCCAATCAGGAACAGGTAAATGAAGTCCTTGCTCATACAAAACCCGATGTAATCATCAACACCGCAGCCATGACCAATGTTGATCGCTGCGAAACAGAACAGGAAGCTTGTTGGCAAGCGAATGTAACAGCTGTTCAGTACTTAGTTGAGGCTTGCAAACAACACCACGCTCATCTCATCCACGTTTCCACCGATTTTATTTTCGATGGCAAGGAAGGTCCACTAGATGAAACAGCAATCCCCGCTCCGGTAAACTTTTACGGAGAAAGTAAGCTTGCGGCAGAAAAAATCATTCAGGAAAGCAACATATCGTGGTGCATTCTGCGAACGGTTTTGGTGTATGGAGTTTCTACCGATATGAGCCGATCGAACATTGTGTTGTGGGTAAAGAAAAGTCTGGAAGAAGGAAAAACCATTAATGTGGTAAATGATCAATGGCGCACACCCACATTGGCCGAAGACTTGGCGATGGGTTGCTGGCTGGCAGCAAAGAAAAAAGCTACAGGCATTTACCATATCTCCGGAAAGGATTTTTTAAGTCCTTTTGATATTGCCATAAAAACGGCTCGGTTTTTTAAGTTGAATGAATCCCTGGTCAACCCAACCGACTCAACGCAATTCAAGCAACCTGCACGCAGGCCATTGAAGACTGGATTTATCCTGGATAAAGCTATTCGTGATTTGGGATACGCACCCAAAAGTTTTGAAGAAGGACTAGCTGTGCTGAAACAGCAACTCCACACTTAA
- a CDS encoding peptidylprolyl isomerase: MNRLLTFLILFSFFLNSCAQKKGRDYVITIKTSYGDMVAILYDETPKHKENFVKLAQEKFYDSLLFHRVIEEFMIQGGDPNSKNAEPGQALGSGGPGYTIDAEFVPQYFHEKGAFSAARLGDTANPKKASSGSQFYIVQGKKYTDEELTQLEQSIQYNKKNTCLREVLFMPECESIREEVIAKQRAGDGAWLGSFFEHADTLIIKFQPEYKPFSFTEAQRTRYKEVGGAPHLDGDYTVFGKVIQGLDVIDKIAAVQKGPGDRPVVDVPMVVTVEEMSKNKIEKTYGYKYPESK; this comes from the coding sequence ATGAATCGATTATTAACCTTCCTGATTTTATTTTCGTTCTTCTTAAACAGTTGCGCACAGAAAAAAGGTCGCGATTACGTAATCACCATTAAAACCAGCTATGGCGATATGGTGGCCATTCTGTACGATGAAACACCCAAGCACAAGGAAAACTTTGTAAAGCTCGCTCAGGAAAAATTCTACGATAGTTTGCTGTTCCACCGGGTGATTGAAGAATTTATGATTCAGGGCGGTGATCCGAATTCAAAAAATGCAGAGCCGGGGCAGGCATTGGGTTCGGGCGGACCGGGCTATACGATTGATGCTGAATTTGTTCCGCAATATTTTCACGAGAAGGGTGCCTTCTCGGCAGCACGATTAGGCGATACGGCCAACCCGAAAAAAGCCAGCAGTGGCAGTCAGTTTTATATTGTTCAAGGAAAAAAATACACCGATGAAGAGTTGACACAACTGGAACAAAGTATCCAGTATAACAAGAAGAATACATGCCTGCGTGAAGTATTGTTTATGCCCGAATGTGAATCAATTCGTGAAGAAGTAATTGCCAAACAACGTGCCGGTGATGGCGCGTGGCTTGGCTCATTCTTTGAACACGCGGATACACTAATCATAAAATTTCAACCCGAATACAAACCATTTTCCTTTACCGAAGCTCAGCGCACCCGATACAAAGAAGTGGGCGGGGCTCCGCATCTGGATGGCGACTATACGGTTTTCGGTAAAGTGATTCAAGGGCTTGATGTGATCGATAAAATTGCTGCGGTGCAAAAAGGCCCGGGCGACAGGCCAGTTGTGGATGTGCCCATGGTAGTTACCGTGGAAGAGATGAGCAAGAACAAAATTGAAAAAACCTACGGATACAAATACCCCGAAAGCAAGTAG
- a CDS encoding DNA polymerase III subunit delta yields the protein MNFSFIPGLVEVKSLLVESVKNGHAAHAQLFAGAEGALNLPLALAYATYLHCEQKGDDACGECAACRKSLKFIHPDTHFVFPLSNVKGDKDEERFKSDILKQWREFLLTQPYANLDAWTEFYGGENKQALISREESREIIKTLSLKPFESQVKVMIIWQPEKMHPSAANGILKILEEPAPHTYFLLVSNAADQLLPTIISRTQIISVSLLTDEEIESQLMAQNIEAKKASVIARQAEGNLNLALALCEDDEEDDQAQRFAEWMRACFKMNFAQLVSFADDFHGLDKLHQRNMLQYSLNMMREVLLQLGGATTIQRSRGEELKFVQDFSKVMNLARVDYSAKLISEASYHLERNGSPKMIFMDLSLKISKAFNS from the coding sequence ATGAACTTCTCCTTCATTCCTGGCTTAGTTGAAGTCAAATCTCTTTTGGTTGAATCCGTAAAAAACGGACATGCGGCTCATGCCCAACTTTTTGCTGGAGCTGAGGGCGCGTTGAATTTACCCCTGGCGCTTGCCTATGCCACGTATTTGCATTGCGAACAAAAAGGTGATGACGCTTGTGGTGAATGCGCAGCCTGCCGCAAGAGTTTGAAATTTATTCATCCGGATACGCATTTTGTATTTCCGCTCAGCAATGTTAAAGGCGATAAAGATGAAGAACGCTTTAAGTCTGATATTCTGAAACAATGGCGCGAGTTTTTATTAACACAACCCTATGCTAATCTTGATGCCTGGACTGAATTTTACGGAGGAGAAAACAAACAAGCACTGATCTCACGGGAAGAAAGTCGGGAGATAATAAAAACGCTTTCACTCAAACCGTTTGAAAGCCAGGTCAAGGTAATGATCATCTGGCAGCCGGAAAAAATGCATCCGTCAGCAGCAAACGGAATTCTGAAAATTCTGGAAGAGCCTGCACCGCATACCTACTTCCTGTTGGTAAGCAATGCTGCTGATCAATTATTACCTACCATAATTTCCCGTACGCAAATTATTTCTGTGTCACTACTGACTGATGAAGAGATCGAATCACAACTGATGGCCCAGAATATTGAAGCAAAAAAAGCATCCGTTATCGCTCGTCAGGCTGAAGGCAATTTAAACCTGGCTTTGGCACTATGCGAAGACGATGAAGAAGATGACCAGGCCCAACGTTTTGCCGAATGGATGCGCGCATGTTTTAAAATGAATTTTGCTCAGTTGGTTTCTTTTGCTGATGATTTTCACGGACTGGATAAACTGCATCAACGTAACATGTTGCAATACAGCCTGAACATGATGCGCGAAGTACTGCTTCAACTGGGAGGTGCCACGACCATTCAGCGCTCACGCGGAGAAGAACTGAAATTTGTACAAGACTTTTCCAAAGTCATGAACCTGGCCCGAGTAGATTATAGCGCCAAACTGATCAGCGAAGCCAGTTACCACCTGGAACGGAATGGCAGCCCGAAAATGATTTTTATGGATTTATCGCTTAAAATTTCTAAAGCGTTTAATTCATAG
- a CDS encoding GlmU family protein, which produces MNIVLFDEPAIRTQLLPFTFTRPVANIRIGIVTIAEKWQHYLGEVSYLTEVYLAEKFPAKKGSDNLLINGALCPDETLVTALQKLPLNTTIVKEGNVLATRSTTLDWNNASATQEYAGEVVMIDQVWKIFQHNAQQIRSDFQRLTAGRKSAPITDKHTRTYNENQIFLEEGVTIRAAVLNAEDGPIYLGKNSVVQEGALIKGPFALCEGSHVNMGGKMRGDTTIGPFSKVGGEIGNSVIFGYSNKAHDGFLGNSVLGEWCNLGADTNTSNLKNNYENVKIWNYAKGGFHDTGLQFCGLMMGDHSKCGINTMFNTGTVVGVSANIFGDGFPRTFIPSFAWGGASGFTTFQLNKAFETASKVMARRNVQLNEIKKNILKHVFEQSAQNRIWEKK; this is translated from the coding sequence ATGAACATTGTATTGTTTGACGAGCCTGCTATCCGAACCCAATTATTACCGTTTACCTTTACGCGGCCTGTTGCAAACATCCGCATCGGCATCGTTACCATAGCCGAAAAGTGGCAACACTACCTTGGGGAAGTTTCCTATCTGACAGAGGTCTATCTCGCAGAAAAGTTTCCAGCAAAAAAAGGATCAGATAACCTATTGATAAATGGTGCACTTTGTCCGGATGAAACCCTGGTTACGGCCCTTCAAAAATTACCCCTGAACACTACAATCGTTAAGGAAGGTAACGTTTTAGCTACTCGCTCAACTACATTGGATTGGAATAACGCATCCGCTACGCAAGAATATGCAGGTGAAGTGGTGATGATCGACCAAGTGTGGAAAATTTTTCAACACAACGCACAACAGATACGATCAGATTTCCAGCGCCTCACAGCCGGAAGAAAATCTGCTCCGATAACCGACAAACACACACGCACCTATAACGAAAATCAGATCTTTCTGGAAGAAGGCGTTACAATTCGCGCAGCTGTATTGAATGCCGAAGACGGCCCGATTTACCTGGGAAAAAATTCGGTTGTACAAGAAGGTGCATTGATCAAAGGTCCTTTTGCATTATGTGAAGGTTCGCATGTGAACATGGGCGGGAAAATGCGTGGTGACACCACCATCGGACCGTTCTCCAAAGTGGGTGGCGAAATTGGCAACTCTGTAATTTTTGGATACAGCAACAAAGCACACGATGGTTTTCTCGGCAACAGTGTGCTGGGCGAGTGGTGCAACCTCGGTGCCGATACCAACACCTCAAACCTGAAAAATAATTACGAGAACGTTAAAATCTGGAATTACGCCAAGGGTGGTTTCCATGATACCGGATTGCAGTTCTGCGGCTTGATGATGGGCGACCACAGCAAGTGCGGCATCAACACCATGTTCAACACCGGAACTGTAGTGGGCGTCTCGGCCAATATTTTTGGAGATGGATTTCCCCGGACCTTTATCCCCTCCTTTGCATGGGGAGGCGCCAGCGGCTTTACTACTTTTCAACTAAACAAAGCTTTTGAAACCGCAAGCAAAGTGATGGCCAGGCGGAACGTACAGTTGAATGAGATTAAAAAAAATATTTTGAAACACGTGTTTGAGCAATCGGCACAAAACCGGATTTGGGAGAAAAAATAA
- a CDS encoding type B 50S ribosomal protein L31, producing MKKDIHPDYKEVVFHDTSSDYKFMTRSTIKSKETIKWEDGKEYPLVKVEVSSASHPFFTGKKLFVDTAGRVEKFQKKYGKKS from the coding sequence ATGAAAAAGGACATTCACCCGGATTATAAGGAAGTAGTATTTCACGATACTTCCAGCGATTATAAATTTATGACCCGCTCTACCATCAAGTCGAAAGAAACGATTAAGTGGGAAGACGGCAAAGAATACCCTTTGGTAAAGGTGGAAGTTAGTTCTGCATCGCACCCGTTCTTCACCGGCAAGAAATTGTTTGTGGATACTGCAGGTCGTGTGGAAAAATTCCAGAAGAAATACGGAAAGAAATCTTAA
- a CDS encoding ABC transporter transmembrane domain-containing protein: protein MKIYLRILRYAPGYASRIVKFFLYAILGVVFSAGYLALTMPMLKVLFDPVVSATVPPLPETFELSKTVAEQTFNHYFIGFVQQYGPHNTLLIICIGIVVLIIMGNTLRYLERLTASRIKVDVVKNMRMDIFSKVSSLDIGYFNNQRKGDLMSRFTNDMSEVEGSVANSLKSVLKEPITLIVYLTVLFTISYKLTLFTLILLPITGGLVAEIIKRLKRKARQSQESMGRIVNILDETFGGMRVIKAFNARNFILKKIDDETSYHRRVNLSIARKNELSSPLSEVLGVIIVAIILYYGGNLVLGGSGELEPQEFMGFLVFYASMIQPAKNFSNGITSLQKGTVAADRIFRIIDTEPAIKNKEGAIVLDQFKDCIEFRQVSFSYGTDPVLKNINLKIERGKTVALVGPSGGGKSTLADLVPRFYDPTQGEVLLDGIALPEYELESLRRVMGVVTQESILFNDTIFNNIAFGMENVKEEDVIHAAHVANAHEFIVQTENGYQTFIGDRGSKLSGGQRQRLAIARAVLKNPPILILDEATSALDSESEKLVQDALTNLMKNRTSIVIAHRLSTIQHADEIVVIQDGHIVERGTHAVLVQQNGLYKKLSEIQKA from the coding sequence ATGAAAATATACCTCAGGATTTTACGATATGCTCCCGGGTACGCATCCAGGATAGTTAAGTTTTTTCTCTACGCCATTCTGGGTGTGGTTTTCAGTGCGGGTTACCTGGCACTCACCATGCCCATGCTAAAAGTTTTGTTCGATCCGGTTGTAAGTGCAACTGTTCCACCGCTACCCGAAACGTTCGAATTATCGAAGACCGTTGCTGAGCAAACGTTCAATCATTATTTCATTGGCTTTGTTCAACAATATGGTCCGCACAACACCCTGCTCATTATCTGTATTGGTATTGTTGTGCTGATCATCATGGGAAATACGCTGCGCTACCTTGAACGACTCACTGCTTCCCGAATTAAAGTGGATGTGGTGAAGAATATGCGCATGGACATCTTTAGTAAAGTATCGAGTTTAGATATCGGGTATTTTAACAATCAGCGTAAAGGCGATTTGATGTCGCGGTTTACAAACGACATGTCGGAAGTAGAGGGCTCGGTGGCGAATAGCTTAAAATCTGTGTTGAAGGAACCGATAACTTTGATTGTGTATCTAACGGTTTTATTTACTATTTCCTATAAGCTCACCTTGTTTACTCTTATTCTGCTACCCATTACTGGCGGGTTGGTTGCTGAAATTATCAAGCGACTGAAACGTAAAGCGAGGCAAAGCCAGGAATCGATGGGAAGAATTGTGAACATATTGGATGAGACCTTTGGCGGCATGCGTGTGATAAAGGCTTTCAACGCCCGCAATTTCATCTTGAAAAAAATAGATGATGAAACCAGTTATCATCGTAGGGTAAACTTATCCATTGCCAGAAAGAATGAATTGTCTTCTCCGTTGTCAGAAGTGCTTGGTGTAATCATCGTGGCCATTATTCTCTATTATGGTGGCAACCTGGTGTTGGGTGGCTCAGGTGAACTGGAGCCGCAGGAGTTCATGGGATTTCTTGTTTTTTATGCTTCCATGATTCAACCGGCAAAAAACTTTTCGAATGGAATTACTTCCCTGCAAAAGGGTACGGTAGCGGCCGACCGGATATTCAGAATCATTGATACGGAGCCTGCCATCAAAAACAAAGAAGGAGCCATTGTGCTGGATCAGTTTAAGGATTGTATTGAATTTAGACAGGTGAGTTTTTCGTACGGTACAGATCCGGTGTTGAAAAACATCAACCTGAAAATTGAACGAGGCAAAACGGTTGCGTTGGTTGGGCCTTCGGGTGGAGGCAAATCTACTCTGGCCGATCTTGTTCCGAGATTCTATGATCCAACACAGGGTGAAGTATTACTGGATGGAATTGCTTTGCCCGAATATGAGTTGGAGTCATTACGCAGGGTGATGGGCGTGGTAACGCAAGAATCTATTTTGTTTAACGATACCATTTTCAACAACATCGCTTTTGGGATGGAAAACGTGAAGGAAGAGGATGTGATCCATGCTGCCCACGTAGCCAATGCACATGAATTTATTGTGCAAACCGAGAATGGCTACCAAACCTTTATTGGCGATCGTGGCTCCAAACTTTCCGGAGGTCAGCGGCAACGTTTGGCTATTGCCCGTGCGGTGTTGAAGAACCCGCCCATTTTGATTCTTGATGAGGCAACTTCTGCTTTGGATTCAGAATCTGAAAAGCTGGTTCAAGATGCCCTCACCAACCTGATGAAAAACCGGACTTCCATTGTGATTGCGCACCGTCTCAGCACCATTCAGCATGCCGATGAAATTGTGGTTATACAAGACGGACACATTGTTGAGCGTGGTACACATGCCGTACTAGTGCAACAAAATGGGCTTTACAAGAAACTCAGCGAAATTCAGAAAGCCTGA
- the lpcA gene encoding D-sedoheptulose 7-phosphate isomerase, which produces MDNRHIITTELQQSVTILENFLNETSNTQKIDDAARVMIDAVNAGGKIIACGNGGSHCVAMHFAEELTGRYRENRNPIPAVSISDPGHMSCVGNEYGYEYIFSRYIDAIGQPNDVLLAVSTSGNSANVIRAAESAKRKGMKVIALTGKNGGKLGPLADVEIRVPHFGFADRIHEVHYKIVHVLIVLIEKHV; this is translated from the coding sequence ATGGACAATCGGCACATTATTACTACTGAGTTACAGCAGTCTGTAACCATACTGGAAAATTTTTTAAACGAAACCAGCAACACGCAGAAAATCGATGATGCTGCGCGTGTCATGATTGATGCGGTAAATGCTGGCGGGAAAATTATTGCATGCGGTAACGGAGGCTCGCACTGTGTGGCCATGCATTTTGCTGAAGAACTTACCGGTCGCTATCGCGAAAATCGCAATCCGATTCCGGCTGTTTCTATTTCCGATCCTGGTCATATGTCGTGTGTGGGTAATGAGTATGGGTACGAATATATCTTTTCCCGTTATATAGATGCCATCGGTCAGCCAAACGATGTGTTGCTGGCTGTAAGTACCAGTGGTAATTCTGCCAACGTAATTCGCGCTGCAGAATCAGCCAAGCGCAAGGGCATGAAAGTAATTGCCTTAACGGGAAAAAATGGGGGCAAGTTGGGTCCGCTGGCCGATGTTGAAATTCGTGTTCCGCATTTTGGTTTTGCCGACCGCATACATGAAGTGCACTATAAAATTGTGCACGTATTAATTGTGCTCATCGAAAAACACGTGTAA
- a CDS encoding YifB family Mg chelatase-like AAA ATPase: protein MLAKTYGCAVFGVDARKITVEVNVGQGTRFWMSGLPDSAIKESEHRIESSVKQFRYFMPREKTVVNLAPADIRKEGSAYDLPIALCVLKASGQIETNRLEEFVIMGELSLDGTLRPIKGVLPIAIQARKEGFHGFILPKDNEREAAIVDGLNIYGVSTLKEAIDFLEGKLELTPMQVNAKEVFTQQMFHYDADFSDVQGQENIKRAMEIAAAGGHNVIMIGPPGAGKTMLAKRLPTILPPLSLNEALETTKIHSVAGKLNRDTSLVATRPFRAPHHTISDVALVGGGGNPQPGEISLANNGVLFLDELPEFKRTVLEVMRQPMEERRVTISRAKVSIDYPANFMLVASMNPCPCGYYNHPEKECVCAPGVVQRYLSRVSGPLLDRIDLHVEVVPVSFDEMTAKRSVETSAQIRERVEKAREIQSERFKEQKDIYCNAMMPSNMVKEICQINEAGKGLLKTAMEKLGLSARAYDRILKVSRTIADLAGSDEIRVEHLAEAIQYRSLDREGWAG from the coding sequence ATGCTCGCAAAAACCTACGGCTGCGCGGTATTTGGTGTAGATGCCCGAAAGATAACCGTAGAAGTGAACGTGGGGCAGGGCACGCGTTTCTGGATGAGTGGTTTACCCGACAGCGCCATTAAAGAGAGCGAGCATCGCATTGAATCATCCGTAAAACAATTCCGGTATTTCATGCCTCGCGAGAAGACGGTGGTCAATCTTGCGCCTGCGGATATTCGTAAAGAAGGTTCCGCGTATGATCTTCCCATTGCCCTTTGTGTATTAAAAGCTTCAGGTCAGATTGAAACCAATCGCCTGGAAGAGTTTGTGATCATGGGCGAGCTTTCGCTTGATGGTACGTTACGACCGATTAAAGGTGTATTGCCCATTGCCATACAGGCGCGTAAAGAAGGCTTTCATGGATTTATACTTCCGAAAGACAATGAACGCGAAGCAGCTATTGTAGATGGCTTGAATATTTATGGTGTTAGTACATTAAAAGAAGCCATTGATTTTTTGGAGGGCAAGCTTGAACTGACTCCTATGCAGGTAAATGCCAAAGAAGTTTTTACCCAGCAGATGTTTCACTACGATGCCGACTTCAGCGATGTGCAGGGACAGGAAAACATCAAGCGCGCGATGGAGATTGCTGCAGCCGGTGGACATAACGTGATTATGATCGGACCGCCTGGTGCCGGCAAGACCATGTTGGCCAAACGGTTGCCCACTATTCTTCCGCCACTATCGCTTAATGAAGCATTGGAGACAACCAAGATTCATTCCGTTGCCGGAAAGTTGAATCGCGATACTTCATTGGTGGCTACACGACCCTTTCGCGCACCACACCATACGATATCGGATGTGGCGCTCGTGGGTGGCGGAGGTAATCCCCAACCCGGTGAAATATCGTTGGCTAATAATGGCGTATTGTTTTTAGATGAGCTACCGGAATTTAAACGCACGGTGCTGGAAGTGATGCGCCAGCCCATGGAAGAAAGACGTGTTACCATTTCGCGTGCAAAAGTTTCCATCGACTATCCCGCCAACTTTATGTTGGTAGCCAGCATGAATCCGTGCCCGTGCGGGTATTACAATCATCCGGAAAAAGAATGTGTATGCGCACCGGGCGTGGTGCAGCGTTACCTGAGCCGGGTAAGCGGTCCATTGTTGGATCGCATTGATCTTCACGTGGAGGTTGTGCCTGTAAGTTTTGACGAGATGACTGCCAAGCGCAGCGTAGAAACCAGTGCACAGATTCGTGAACGGGTGGAGAAAGCGCGTGAAATTCAATCGGAGCGATTTAAAGAGCAAAAGGATATTTACTGCAATGCCATGATGCCCTCCAATATGGTGAAGGAAATCTGCCAGATTAACGAAGCAGGAAAAGGATTGTTGAAAACGGCTATGGAGAAGCTCGGATTATCCGCTCGTGCGTATGATCGTATTTTAAAAGTATCGCGTACCATTGCCGATCTGGCTGGCTCGGATGAAATTCGGGTAGAGCATTTAGCAGAGGCCATTCAGTATCGCAGTTTGGATAGAGAAGGTTGGGCAGGCTAA
- a CDS encoding LuxR C-terminal-related transcriptional regulator has translation MKRIILIYSLVLALAIFLLKTLEYRYLFRQLSVEIYIGIIVVLFTLLGIWMGQKITRKKKVFVTPQSGEFKVNERILLETGISKREHEVLELMAKGLTNQEIADKLFVSLNTVKTHTANLFVKLEAKRRTQAIQRAKELQLIP, from the coding sequence ATGAAACGCATCATTTTAATCTATAGTCTTGTGCTGGCATTGGCTATTTTTCTTCTGAAAACATTAGAGTATCGCTATCTCTTCCGCCAGCTTTCTGTAGAAATTTATATCGGCATTATTGTGGTGCTGTTTACTTTGCTGGGCATTTGGATGGGGCAGAAAATTACCCGGAAGAAGAAGGTATTTGTAACCCCTCAGTCGGGTGAATTTAAAGTGAATGAAAGGATTTTGTTAGAAACCGGTATCAGCAAGCGGGAACACGAAGTGCTGGAACTGATGGCCAAAGGGCTTACCAACCAGGAAATAGCCGATAAGTTATTTGTGTCCTTAAACACGGTGAAAACGCACACGGCCAATCTTTTTGTGAAACTGGAGGCCAAAAGACGCACCCAGGCTATCCAGCGAGCCAAGGAACTACAGCTTATTCCTTGA
- a CDS encoding DUF4199 domain-containing protein, whose protein sequence is MKKIILTYGLIAGAIVSVMLVVTQPLFRNGTLNIDNGVYVGFGSMIIAMSLIFFAIKSFRDQHLQGVISFGKAFKVGILIALVASLMYAITWEVYYNTVGQDFMEWYQQCQLDKMTKDGASEQELADARIEMEEMAVHYKNPVFRFGFTLIEIFPVGLIITLVSAGLLRKKEFLPA, encoded by the coding sequence ATGAAAAAAATAATTCTTACCTATGGCCTTATTGCAGGCGCTATTGTATCAGTAATGTTGGTGGTCACACAACCTTTATTCAGAAACGGTACCCTGAATATTGACAACGGTGTTTATGTTGGCTTTGGTAGCATGATCATCGCCATGTCGTTGATCTTTTTTGCCATTAAAAGTTTTCGCGATCAGCACCTTCAAGGTGTTATTAGCTTCGGTAAGGCCTTTAAGGTGGGTATTCTCATTGCACTTGTGGCTTCGCTTATGTATGCCATTACTTGGGAAGTTTATTATAATACAGTTGGTCAGGATTTTATGGAGTGGTATCAACAGTGCCAGCTTGATAAGATGACAAAAGATGGCGCAAGTGAGCAGGAATTAGCGGATGCCCGCATTGAAATGGAAGAGATGGCCGTCCATTATAAGAATCCCGTCTTCAGGTTTGGATTTACACTCATTGAAATTTTTCCGGTTGGATTAATCATTACCCTGGTAAGCGCAGGATTATTGAGAAAGAAGGAATTTCTGCCGGCATAG